Proteins from one Amycolatopsis benzoatilytica AK 16/65 genomic window:
- the metK gene encoding methionine adenosyltransferase — protein sequence MSASTKRLFTSESVTEGHPDKICDAISDSILDGLLSKDPRSRVAVETLITTGQVHVAGEVTTEAYADIPTIVRDVILRIGYDSSAKGFDGNSCGVNVAIGSQSPDIAQGVDTAYEARVEAGSSLEDEINRQGAGDQGLMFGYACSDTPELMPLPIALAHRLSRRLTGVRKDGVLPYLRPDGKTQVTIEYDGEKPVRLDTVVVSTQHADGIDLEQMLGVDVRKHVVEPELEGLGLDTSGTRLLVNPTGRFVIGGPMGDAGLTGRKIIVDTYGGMARHGGGAFSGKDPSKVDRSAAYAMRWVAKNVVAAGLAGRVEVQVAYAIGKAAPVGLFVETFGTETVDPAKIQTAINEVFDLRPAAIIRDLDLLRPIYAPTAAYGHFGRPDLDLPWESVARAEALRAAVA from the coding sequence GTGTCTGCGTCCACGAAAAGGCTGTTCACGTCGGAATCGGTGACCGAGGGGCACCCCGACAAGATCTGTGACGCCATCAGCGACTCGATCCTCGACGGGCTGCTGAGCAAGGACCCGCGCAGCCGGGTCGCGGTCGAAACCCTCATCACCACCGGCCAGGTGCACGTCGCGGGCGAGGTGACCACCGAGGCGTACGCGGACATCCCCACCATCGTCCGGGACGTGATCCTCCGGATCGGCTACGACTCCTCGGCCAAGGGGTTCGACGGCAACTCGTGCGGCGTGAACGTCGCGATCGGGTCGCAGTCCCCGGACATCGCCCAGGGCGTCGACACCGCGTACGAGGCACGGGTGGAGGCCGGGTCTTCGCTCGAGGACGAGATCAACCGGCAGGGCGCGGGCGACCAGGGCCTGATGTTCGGCTACGCCTGCTCGGACACCCCGGAGCTGATGCCGCTGCCGATCGCGCTCGCGCACCGGCTCTCGCGCCGGCTGACCGGGGTGCGCAAGGACGGCGTGCTGCCCTACCTCCGCCCGGACGGCAAGACCCAGGTCACCATCGAGTACGACGGCGAGAAGCCGGTCCGGCTGGACACGGTCGTGGTGTCGACCCAGCACGCGGACGGCATCGACCTGGAGCAGATGCTCGGCGTCGACGTGCGCAAGCACGTGGTGGAGCCGGAACTGGAAGGGCTCGGCCTGGACACGTCCGGCACCCGGCTGCTGGTGAACCCGACCGGGCGCTTCGTGATCGGCGGGCCGATGGGCGACGCTGGCCTGACCGGACGCAAGATCATCGTCGACACCTACGGCGGCATGGCCCGCCACGGCGGCGGGGCGTTCTCCGGCAAGGACCCGTCCAAGGTGGACCGGTCGGCCGCGTACGCGATGCGCTGGGTCGCGAAGAACGTCGTGGCGGCGGGGCTGGCCGGACGGGTCGAGGTGCAGGTCGCGTACGCGATCGGCAAGGCCGCGCCGGTGGGGTTGTTCGTGGAGACGTTCGGGACCGAGACGGTCGACCCGGCGAAGATCCAGACGGCGATCAACGAGGTGTTCGACCTGCGCCCGGCGGCGATCATCCGGGACCTGGACCTGTTGCGCCCGATTTACGCGCCGACCGCGGCGTACGGGCACTTCGGCCGGCCGGATCTGGACCTGCCGTGGGAAAGCGTCGCGCGGGCCGAGGCGTTGCGGGCCGCAGTGGCCTGA